The following coding sequences are from one Mycobacterium bourgelatii window:
- a CDS encoding D-alanyl-D-alanine carboxypeptidase family protein: MPIALADPTPVANGSSTNCPYRVTTPPAVDSSEVPQAGDPPLPLAVPATPVGGSALGGCGIITAPDTPPVPNDISAEAWLVADLDSGAVIAAKDPHGRHRPASIIKVLVAMATINTFNLNKTVEGTEDDEAAEGTQVGVGPGGTYTINQLLHGLMMHSGNDAAHALARQLGGMEAALEKLNVLAAKLGGRDTRVATPSGLDGPGMSTSAYDMALFYRYAWKNPVFADIVATRTFDFPGHGDHPGYELENDNKLLYNYPGAMGGKTGYTDDAGQTFVGAANRNGRRLVAVLLHGTRLPIPPWEQAAHLLDYGFSTPPGTQIGSLVEPDPSLLPGKPNPADRQATDPQAAGLMSPADALPVRVGVAVIGAIVVFALILVARSMNRRAQY, encoded by the coding sequence ATGCCGATCGCCTTGGCCGACCCCACCCCCGTGGCCAACGGCTCATCCACAAACTGCCCCTACCGGGTCACCACTCCGCCCGCGGTGGACTCGTCAGAGGTTCCCCAAGCCGGTGATCCGCCACTGCCATTGGCGGTCCCGGCGACCCCGGTCGGCGGCAGCGCACTGGGCGGCTGCGGCATCATCACCGCGCCCGACACGCCTCCGGTACCCAATGACATCTCCGCCGAGGCGTGGCTGGTGGCGGATCTGGACAGCGGCGCCGTGATCGCCGCAAAGGACCCCCATGGCCGGCACCGTCCCGCCAGCATCATCAAGGTGCTGGTCGCGATGGCCACCATCAACACCTTCAACCTCAACAAGACGGTGGAGGGAACCGAGGACGACGAGGCGGCCGAAGGCACGCAGGTCGGCGTCGGGCCGGGCGGCACGTACACCATCAACCAGCTGCTGCACGGCCTGATGATGCATTCCGGCAATGACGCCGCACACGCCTTGGCCAGGCAACTCGGCGGCATGGAGGCCGCGCTGGAGAAGCTCAACGTGCTCGCCGCCAAGCTCGGCGGCCGCGACACCCGGGTGGCCACGCCATCGGGATTGGATGGACCGGGCATGAGCACGTCGGCCTACGACATGGCCCTGTTCTACAGGTACGCCTGGAAGAACCCCGTCTTCGCCGACATCGTCGCCACCCGCACGTTCGACTTCCCCGGCCACGGCGACCACCCCGGCTACGAGCTGGAAAACGACAACAAGCTGCTCTACAACTATCCGGGCGCCATGGGCGGCAAGACCGGTTACACCGACGACGCCGGCCAGACCTTCGTCGGCGCGGCCAACCGCAACGGCCGACGGCTGGTGGCGGTGCTGCTGCACGGCACCCGGCTGCCGATCCCGCCGTGGGAACAAGCGGCGCACCTCCTCGATTACGGATTCAGCACGCCGCCGGGCACCCAGATCGGTTCGCTGGTCGAGCCCGACCCGTCACTGCTGCCCGGCAAGCCCAATCCCGCCGACCGACAGGCGACCGACCCCCAGGCCGCCGGGCTGATGTCGCCCGCGGATGCTTTACCGGTGCGTGTCGGCGTGGCCGTGATCGGTGCCATCGTCGTGTTCGCATTGATCCTGGTCGCACGCTCGATGAACCGCAGGGCCCAATACTGA
- a CDS encoding helix-turn-helix domain-containing protein, with protein sequence MESLLTLSEFAAAAADAVQASGAVPENRQAKPIPAERMIRYYTARGLLPRPGNRGRALTYGRKHLVSLVAIKRLQGQGLSLDEIGRRLAGLSPAELEALAAIPPGAIPADLGDPEPLPEPSRAAGRFWETVPEVVAEPPAPDGPAAAAEPSGPAVTSLQAVRLSDTVTLLIDGPLPELDALRRAAAPLLDLLDNRRKDAQ encoded by the coding sequence ATGGAATCACTGCTGACGCTCTCCGAGTTCGCCGCCGCGGCCGCCGACGCGGTCCAGGCGTCCGGCGCCGTGCCCGAGAATCGTCAGGCCAAGCCGATCCCGGCCGAGCGGATGATCCGCTACTACACCGCGCGCGGCCTGCTGCCGCGTCCGGGAAATCGGGGTCGTGCGCTCACCTACGGCCGGAAACACTTGGTGAGCCTCGTTGCCATCAAGCGGTTGCAGGGTCAGGGACTCTCGCTCGACGAGATCGGCCGGCGCCTGGCGGGTCTGTCGCCGGCGGAACTGGAAGCGCTGGCCGCCATCCCGCCCGGCGCGATCCCGGCCGATTTGGGCGACCCCGAACCGCTCCCGGAGCCGTCGCGCGCCGCGGGGCGGTTCTGGGAGACCGTTCCGGAAGTGGTGGCGGAACCGCCTGCACCGGACGGGCCCGCTGCGGCTGCTGAGCCCTCTGGGCCTGCCGTCACCAGCCTGCAGGCCGTCCGGCTTTCCGACACTGTCACCTTGCTCATCGACGGGCCGCTTCCCGAACTCGACGCGCTGCGCCGCGCGGCTGCGCCGCTGTTGGACCTACTGGACAATCGACGAAAGGACGCCCAGTGA
- a CDS encoding VIT domain-containing protein, whose product MNAQLLPIIAAEAIPGPGPTCGELSSAEGVRLPLKAVDVDTVIVGMTATSTVRQRFVNNLDTALEATYVFPLPARAGVTDFVADLAGRRVVGVLKERGEARADYEQALVSGQRAAIVEEDRSDVFSVRVGNLGPGEEATIEMRLTGPLAFEDGEATFRFPLVVAPRYTTGTPLSGDRTGGGEAPDTDAVPDASRVTPPRLGDGDERPDLQISLTVDGGGFAVSDLRSSLPTAVLDSDGVTRLELQPGLRADQDFILRFRVDRTELSSSALLVPDTEGDEGTWSVTLLPPAETSSAPRDVVVVLDRSGSMHGWKMIAARRAAGRIVDMLDTADRFCVIAFDDRVDTPDALPNRLVEATDRNRFAAASWLGSLQSRGGTEMAEPLRMAFRLLANADQGRCASVVLVTDGQISGEDHLLRSLATIAGRTRTYCVGIDRAVNAGFLDRLASMNSGRVELVESEDRLDEAMGRLARTIGRPTLTDVRVSADGVEIIDGTVTPGRAPDAFAGVPCVISGRYRGSAAGASLRVAADASTGPFAVTVPAKTAPEAIAVQTIWARSLVRDMEDDYASGRGDTELAVQLVAHSIRFGVLSRFTAFVAVDPERTDAGPLTEVMQPVEQPAGWAMLAAAAPTTGAFPMAAPMGAPPAAAGVPFVGTARHRRTAPEFDGGALDPLAKRMAPKLTQPTRPALKDVLKAVEKAVGHDETGLSGFLQQLEAERAATSDPALEAALENLCDALRAYVSSPSDAGARQVREAVAEVKKALKHVRAGRKLRFWE is encoded by the coding sequence GTGAACGCTCAGTTGCTCCCCATCATCGCCGCGGAGGCCATCCCCGGCCCGGGGCCGACGTGCGGCGAGTTGAGCTCGGCCGAGGGCGTTCGGCTGCCGCTCAAGGCTGTCGACGTCGACACCGTCATCGTCGGCATGACCGCGACCTCGACCGTGCGACAGCGGTTCGTCAACAACCTCGACACCGCCCTCGAGGCCACGTACGTGTTCCCGTTGCCCGCGCGGGCCGGGGTGACCGACTTCGTGGCCGACCTGGCCGGGCGACGCGTGGTCGGCGTGCTCAAGGAGCGTGGGGAGGCGCGAGCCGACTACGAGCAGGCGCTGGTCTCGGGTCAGCGCGCGGCGATCGTCGAGGAGGACCGCTCGGATGTGTTCTCGGTGCGGGTGGGCAACCTCGGCCCCGGTGAAGAGGCCACCATCGAGATGCGGCTGACGGGGCCGCTGGCGTTCGAAGACGGCGAGGCGACGTTCCGTTTCCCGCTCGTGGTCGCGCCGCGCTACACCACCGGCACCCCGCTGTCCGGCGACCGGACCGGCGGCGGCGAGGCCCCCGACACCGACGCCGTTCCGGATGCGTCACGGGTGACCCCGCCCCGGCTTGGCGACGGTGACGAGCGGCCGGACCTGCAGATCTCGCTGACGGTGGACGGCGGCGGTTTCGCGGTGTCGGACTTGCGGTCGTCCCTGCCGACCGCCGTGCTCGACTCGGATGGGGTGACCCGACTGGAGTTGCAGCCGGGTCTGCGAGCCGACCAGGACTTCATCTTGCGGTTCCGCGTCGACCGGACGGAGTTGTCGTCGTCGGCGCTGCTGGTCCCCGACACCGAAGGTGACGAAGGTACATGGTCGGTGACGCTGTTGCCGCCCGCCGAAACATCCAGCGCTCCACGCGATGTCGTTGTCGTACTGGACCGTTCCGGGTCGATGCACGGCTGGAAGATGATCGCGGCGCGACGGGCTGCGGGGCGCATCGTCGACATGCTCGACACCGCCGACAGGTTCTGTGTGATCGCCTTCGACGACCGGGTTGATACTCCCGACGCGCTGCCCAACCGGCTCGTCGAGGCCACTGACCGCAACCGGTTTGCCGCGGCGTCGTGGTTGGGCTCGCTGCAGAGTCGCGGCGGCACGGAGATGGCCGAACCGTTGCGGATGGCCTTCCGGCTGCTGGCCAATGCGGACCAAGGCCGTTGCGCCAGCGTTGTTTTGGTGACTGACGGGCAGATCAGCGGTGAGGACCATTTGCTTCGCTCGCTTGCCACGATCGCCGGGCGGACCCGCACCTACTGCGTGGGGATCGACCGCGCCGTCAACGCCGGCTTCCTCGACCGGCTCGCCAGCATGAACAGTGGCCGAGTCGAGTTGGTCGAATCCGAGGACCGCCTCGACGAGGCAATGGGCAGGTTGGCCCGCACCATAGGCCGTCCGACGCTGACCGACGTGCGGGTGAGCGCAGACGGGGTCGAGATCATCGACGGCACCGTCACCCCAGGCCGCGCGCCCGACGCCTTTGCCGGGGTGCCGTGTGTGATTTCCGGGCGCTACCGAGGATCTGCGGCTGGTGCTTCGCTTCGCGTCGCGGCCGACGCCTCGACCGGGCCGTTCGCGGTCACGGTGCCGGCCAAGACCGCGCCCGAAGCCATTGCTGTGCAAACGATCTGGGCACGATCTCTGGTCCGTGACATGGAGGACGACTACGCGTCGGGCCGTGGCGACACGGAGTTGGCCGTACAATTGGTGGCGCACTCGATCCGATTCGGGGTGCTGTCGCGGTTCACCGCATTCGTCGCCGTCGACCCCGAGCGCACCGACGCCGGACCGCTCACCGAGGTGATGCAGCCCGTCGAGCAGCCCGCTGGTTGGGCGATGCTGGCCGCGGCAGCGCCGACCACTGGAGCGTTCCCCATGGCCGCGCCAATGGGCGCGCCTCCGGCTGCGGCTGGGGTGCCTTTCGTCGGCACCGCTCGCCACCGCAGGACCGCCCCGGAGTTTGACGGCGGGGCACTGGATCCGCTCGCAAAACGCATGGCGCCCAAGCTGACTCAGCCGACTCGGCCGGCTCTGAAGGATGTGCTCAAGGCGGTGGAGAAGGCGGTCGGTCACGACGAGACGGGACTGTCCGGCTTCTTGCAACAACTCGAGGCCGAACGCGCAGCCACTTCCGATCCGGCGTTGGAGGCAGCTCTGGAGAACCTTTGCGACGCACTGCGGGCATATGTGTCGAGCCCGAGTGACGCGGGCGCGAGGCAAGTGCGGGAGGCCGTCGCGGAGGTGAAGAAAGCCCTGAAACACGTTCGGGCGGGCCGAAAGCTGCGCTTCTGGGAGTAG
- a CDS encoding aspartate aminotransferase family protein, with product MTNNLWLHFAQHGNGITPPVITRGEGVTIFDDRGKSYLDALSGLFVVQVGHGRTELAEAAARQAEKLAFFPLWGHATPPAIELAERLAHYAPGDLNRVFFTNGGTEAVETAWKVAKQYFKLVGKPNKYKVISRAIAYHGTTQGALSITGLPKYKEAFEPLAPGGFRVPNTNFYRAPEPFHTDIKAFGQWAADRIAEAIEFEGPDTVAAVFLEPVQNAGGSYPPPPGYFERVREICDEYDVLLVSDEVICAFGRIGSMFACDDFGYVPDMITCAKGMTSGYSPLGAMIASDKVFEPFNDGKTTFRHGYTFGGHPVSAAVALANLDIFEREGLNEHVKQNSPALRATLEKLYDLPIVGDVRGEGFFFGIELVKDQAGKEKFTDDERASLLRHVSKSLFEAGLYCRTDDRGDAVIQLAPPLISTQAEFDAIESILRGVLSQA from the coding sequence ATGACTAACAACCTTTGGCTCCATTTCGCCCAGCACGGCAACGGCATCACGCCGCCCGTCATCACCCGCGGCGAAGGCGTCACCATCTTCGACGACCGCGGCAAGAGTTACCTCGACGCGCTGTCGGGTCTGTTCGTCGTGCAGGTCGGCCACGGCCGCACCGAACTGGCCGAGGCCGCCGCGCGCCAAGCCGAGAAACTGGCGTTCTTCCCGCTGTGGGGTCACGCGACGCCGCCGGCAATCGAACTCGCCGAGCGTCTAGCGCACTACGCGCCAGGCGACCTGAACCGGGTTTTCTTCACCAACGGCGGCACCGAGGCCGTCGAAACCGCGTGGAAGGTCGCCAAGCAATACTTCAAGCTCGTCGGCAAACCCAATAAGTACAAAGTGATTTCGCGCGCCATCGCCTATCACGGAACCACGCAGGGTGCCCTGTCGATCACCGGCCTACCGAAGTACAAGGAAGCGTTTGAGCCGTTGGCGCCGGGCGGCTTCCGGGTGCCCAACACCAACTTCTACCGGGCTCCGGAGCCGTTCCACACGGACATCAAGGCGTTCGGCCAATGGGCCGCCGACCGGATCGCCGAGGCGATCGAGTTCGAAGGGCCCGACACCGTCGCCGCGGTCTTCCTCGAACCCGTCCAGAACGCCGGCGGCTCGTACCCGCCGCCCCCGGGCTATTTCGAGCGGGTGCGGGAAATCTGCGACGAGTACGACGTGCTCCTGGTTTCCGACGAGGTGATCTGCGCGTTCGGCCGGATCGGATCGATGTTCGCCTGCGACGACTTCGGCTATGTGCCCGACATGATCACCTGCGCCAAGGGCATGACGTCGGGTTACTCGCCATTAGGCGCAATGATCGCCAGTGACAAGGTCTTTGAGCCATTCAACGACGGCAAAACGACCTTCCGGCACGGTTACACCTTCGGCGGCCACCCGGTTTCGGCGGCCGTCGCCTTGGCCAACCTCGACATCTTCGAACGTGAAGGCCTCAACGAACACGTCAAGCAAAACTCTCCCGCACTGCGCGCCACGCTGGAAAAGCTTTACGACCTGCCCATCGTCGGCGACGTACGCGGCGAAGGGTTCTTCTTCGGCATCGAGTTGGTCAAAGATCAGGCCGGCAAGGAGAAGTTCACCGATGACGAGCGCGCCTCGCTGCTGCGCCACGTGTCCAAGTCGCTCTTCGAAGCCGGCTTGTACTGCCGCACCGACGACCGTGGCGACGCCGTCATTCAGCTCGCCCCTCCGCTGATCAGCACTCAAGCCGAATTCGACGCCATCGAATCGATCCTGCGCGGTGTGCTCTCGCAGGCATGA
- a CDS encoding sigma-70 family RNA polymerase sigma factor, with protein sequence MTVVAEFEELRPHLMSVAYRLTGTVADAEDIVQEAWLRWDGQESQIEDPRAWLTTVVSRLGLDKLRSAAHRRETYTGNWLPEPVVTGFDSGDPLSAVVANEDARFAAMVVLERLTPDHRVAFVLHDGFSVPFSEIAEVLGVSEASARQLASRARKAVASAPPPEPDRAHNEVVGKLMAAMAAGDIDAVVSLLHPDVTFTGDSDGKVATAVQVIRGADKVVRFMLGLANRYGDAFYTSHQLALINGELGSYTPGFDAAEGRKPMPPRITAMTVRDGKVVALWDIANPDKFTGSPLRASEA encoded by the coding sequence ATGACGGTGGTAGCCGAGTTCGAGGAGCTGCGACCTCATCTCATGTCGGTCGCATATCGGCTGACTGGCACCGTGGCAGATGCCGAAGACATCGTCCAGGAGGCATGGCTTCGTTGGGACGGCCAGGAATCGCAGATCGAAGACCCGCGGGCGTGGCTCACCACCGTCGTCAGCCGGCTAGGCCTGGACAAGCTGCGCTCGGCCGCGCACCGGCGGGAGACCTACACCGGCAACTGGCTACCCGAGCCCGTCGTCACCGGCTTCGACAGTGGCGATCCGCTGTCGGCAGTGGTGGCCAATGAGGATGCCCGGTTCGCGGCGATGGTGGTGTTGGAGCGACTAACCCCCGATCACCGAGTGGCGTTCGTGCTGCACGACGGGTTCTCGGTGCCGTTCTCCGAAATCGCCGAGGTATTGGGCGTCAGCGAAGCGTCCGCGCGGCAACTGGCGTCGCGCGCCCGCAAGGCTGTCGCATCCGCGCCCCCGCCCGAACCTGACCGCGCTCACAACGAGGTGGTCGGCAAGTTGATGGCTGCCATGGCCGCCGGGGACATCGACGCCGTGGTATCGCTCCTGCACCCCGACGTGACGTTCACCGGCGACTCGGACGGCAAGGTGGCGACGGCCGTCCAGGTCATCCGCGGCGCCGACAAGGTGGTTCGGTTCATGCTCGGCCTGGCCAACCGCTACGGCGATGCCTTCTACACATCCCACCAGCTGGCGCTGATCAACGGTGAACTGGGTTCTTACACACCGGGTTTCGATGCAGCGGAAGGCAGGAAGCCGATGCCGCCGCGCATTACCGCGATGACGGTGCGCGACGGAAAGGTGGTCGCGCTGTGGGACATTGCCAATCCCGACAAGTTCACCGGCTCGCCGCTTAGGGCGTCGGAGGCGTAG
- a CDS encoding SCO6745 family protein encodes MQRTPELARQFYDRFEPIHAVTYFAPEARKAFDDLGYRGFFMGYFAARSAPLGRVPPEVVTAVFYNFAPARVAKAIPAAWEIASREQALRAREDSAVAALRRCGVTDDENVRTAAQLAARAVQGAAVDGRTLFAANRALPWPDDPVAALWHATTLLREHRGDGHVAVLAAAGVSGRESNVLHGAGAGVPKEYLMRSRHYDDAEWSACAQSLAARGLLDEDGSLTSAGRQFKEQIETVTDTLALHVFDGLDDDELETLFQALTPIARQAGADIPDVTPMSIRRDF; translated from the coding sequence ATGCAACGGACACCTGAACTGGCTCGGCAGTTCTATGACCGCTTCGAGCCCATCCATGCCGTCACGTACTTCGCGCCGGAAGCGCGCAAGGCTTTCGACGACCTCGGCTATCGCGGCTTCTTCATGGGCTACTTCGCAGCACGGTCCGCACCCTTGGGTCGGGTCCCGCCCGAGGTCGTGACGGCCGTCTTCTACAACTTCGCCCCGGCGCGGGTAGCCAAGGCCATTCCGGCGGCATGGGAGATCGCCAGCCGTGAGCAAGCATTGCGGGCCCGCGAAGATTCCGCGGTGGCGGCGTTGCGGCGCTGTGGCGTTACCGATGACGAAAATGTTCGCACCGCAGCACAATTGGCCGCCCGCGCGGTACAGGGTGCGGCGGTCGACGGTCGGACGCTGTTCGCGGCCAACCGCGCCTTGCCGTGGCCGGACGATCCGGTGGCCGCGCTGTGGCACGCGACGACGCTGCTGCGCGAGCACCGCGGTGATGGCCACGTGGCGGTGCTGGCCGCCGCCGGTGTATCCGGGCGGGAATCCAACGTGCTGCACGGCGCGGGCGCCGGAGTGCCGAAGGAATACCTGATGCGGTCTCGTCACTACGACGACGCCGAATGGAGTGCGTGCGCGCAGAGCCTGGCTGCTCGTGGCCTTCTAGACGAGGATGGCTCGCTGACATCCGCGGGACGCCAATTCAAGGAACAGATCGAAACGGTCACCGACACGCTCGCACTGCATGTGTTCGACGGTCTCGACGACGACGAACTCGAAACGTTGTTTCAGGCGCTGACGCCGATCGCGCGGCAGGCTGGAGCCGACATACCCGACGTCACACCGATGAGCATTCGGCGCGACTTCTAG
- a CDS encoding succinate dehydrogenase iron-sulfur subunit: MSAEPAGDTVEVETLQQPLPPVPDGAVMVTLKIARYNPDDPERFAATGGWQSFRVPCLPTDRLLNLLLYVKGYLDGTLTFRRSCAHGVCGSDAMRINGVNRLACKVLMRDLLPKKPGKKLTVTVEPIRGLPVEKDLVVDMEPFFDAYRAIKPYLVTSGNPPTRERIQSPTDRARYDDTTKCILCACCTTSCPVFWNEGSYFGPAAIVNAHRFIFDSRDEAAGERLDILNEVDGVWRCRTTFNCTESCPRGIEVTKAIQEVKRALMFSR, from the coding sequence ATGAGCGCTGAGCCCGCTGGCGACACTGTCGAGGTCGAGACGCTGCAGCAGCCGTTGCCTCCGGTTCCGGACGGCGCGGTGATGGTGACGCTCAAGATCGCCCGGTACAACCCCGACGACCCCGAGCGTTTCGCCGCTACCGGCGGCTGGCAGAGCTTCCGGGTGCCGTGCCTGCCCACCGACCGGCTGCTCAACCTGCTGCTCTACGTCAAGGGTTACCTGGACGGGACGTTGACCTTCCGCCGCTCCTGCGCCCACGGCGTGTGCGGGTCGGACGCCATGCGCATCAATGGCGTCAACCGGCTGGCCTGCAAGGTGCTGATGCGTGACCTGCTGCCCAAGAAGCCCGGCAAGAAGTTGACCGTCACGGTCGAGCCGATTCGCGGGCTGCCGGTCGAGAAGGACCTGGTGGTCGACATGGAGCCGTTCTTCGACGCCTACCGCGCGATCAAGCCGTACCTGGTCACCAGCGGCAACCCGCCCACGCGGGAACGGATCCAAAGCCCCACCGACCGCGCCCGCTACGACGACACCACCAAGTGCATCCTGTGCGCATGCTGCACCACCAGCTGCCCGGTGTTCTGGAACGAGGGCAGCTACTTCGGCCCGGCGGCGATCGTCAACGCGCACCGGTTCATCTTCGACAGTCGCGACGAGGCCGCCGGCGAGCGGCTCGACATCCTCAACGAAGTTGACGGCGTGTGGCGCTGCCGGACCACGTTCAACTGCACCGAGTCCTGCCCGCGCGGCATCGAGGTCACCAAGGCGATCCAAGAGGTCAAACGCGCCCTGATGTTCTCGCGTTAA
- the sdhA gene encoding succinate dehydrogenase flavoprotein subunit, whose amino-acid sequence MIQQHRYDVVIVGAGGAGMRAAVEAGPRVRTAVLTKLYPTRSHTGAAQGGMCAALANVEDDNWEWHTFDTVKGGDYLADQDAVEIMCKEAIDAVLDLEKMGMPFNRTPEGRIDQRRFGGHTREHGKAPVRRACYAADRTGHMILQTLYQNCVKHDVQFFNEFYALDLVLTQTPTGPVATGVVAYELATGDIHVFHAKAVVLATGGSGRMYKTTSNAHTLTGDGIGIVFRKGLPLEDMEFHQFHPTGLAGLGILISEAVRGEGGRLLNADGERFMERYAPTIVDLAPRDIVARSMVLEVLEGRGCGPHKDYVHIDVRHLGEDVLESKLPDITEFARTYLGVDPVTELVPVYPTCHYLMGGIPTTVGGQVLRDNTNTVPGLYAAGECACVSVHGANRLGTNSLLDINVFGRRAGLAASTYAQYNDFTDMPPHPEKMVVGWVSDILSEHGNERVADIRSALQQSMDNNAAVFRTEETLKQALTDIHALKERYSRITVQDKGKRFNSDLLEAIELGFLLELAEVTVVGALNRKESRGGHAREDYPNRDDVNYMRHTMAYKEGTDLLSDIRLDFKPVVQTRYEPKERKY is encoded by the coding sequence GTGATACAGCAACACCGATACGACGTTGTGATCGTCGGCGCCGGGGGTGCCGGGATGCGTGCCGCCGTGGAGGCCGGCCCACGTGTTCGCACGGCGGTGCTGACCAAGCTCTATCCCACCCGAAGCCACACCGGCGCCGCGCAGGGCGGCATGTGCGCCGCGCTGGCCAACGTCGAAGACGACAACTGGGAGTGGCATACGTTCGACACCGTCAAGGGTGGCGACTACCTGGCTGACCAGGACGCCGTCGAGATCATGTGCAAAGAGGCCATCGACGCGGTGCTCGACCTGGAAAAGATGGGGATGCCGTTCAACCGCACCCCTGAGGGCCGCATCGACCAGCGCCGCTTCGGCGGGCACACCCGCGAGCACGGCAAGGCCCCGGTGCGCCGCGCGTGCTACGCGGCCGACCGCACCGGCCACATGATCCTGCAGACGCTGTATCAGAACTGCGTCAAGCACGATGTGCAGTTCTTCAACGAGTTCTACGCGCTCGACCTGGTACTCACCCAGACCCCGACCGGGCCGGTGGCCACCGGGGTGGTGGCTTATGAACTGGCCACCGGGGACATCCACGTGTTCCATGCCAAGGCCGTGGTGCTGGCGACGGGCGGCTCGGGCCGGATGTACAAGACCACCTCCAATGCGCACACGCTGACCGGTGACGGCATCGGGATCGTGTTCCGCAAGGGACTTCCCTTGGAGGACATGGAGTTTCACCAGTTCCACCCGACCGGTCTGGCCGGGCTGGGCATCCTGATCTCCGAGGCCGTCCGCGGCGAGGGTGGCCGGCTGCTCAATGCCGACGGCGAGCGGTTCATGGAGCGCTACGCCCCGACCATCGTCGACCTGGCACCCCGCGACATCGTCGCCCGCTCAATGGTGTTGGAGGTCCTGGAGGGACGCGGTTGCGGTCCGCACAAGGACTACGTCCACATCGACGTCCGGCACCTCGGCGAGGACGTGCTGGAATCCAAACTGCCCGACATCACCGAATTCGCCCGCACCTACCTCGGGGTGGACCCGGTCACCGAATTAGTCCCGGTGTACCCGACGTGCCACTACCTGATGGGCGGCATCCCCACCACCGTCGGCGGCCAGGTGCTGCGCGACAACACCAACACCGTCCCCGGCCTGTACGCGGCCGGCGAATGTGCCTGCGTGTCCGTGCACGGTGCCAACCGGCTGGGCACCAACTCGCTGCTTGACATCAACGTGTTCGGTCGACGGGCCGGCCTCGCGGCTTCCACTTACGCCCAGTACAACGACTTCACCGACATGCCTCCCCATCCGGAAAAAATGGTCGTCGGCTGGGTCAGCGACATCTTGTCCGAGCACGGCAACGAGCGCGTCGCGGATATCCGCAGCGCGCTGCAACAGTCGATGGACAACAATGCCGCGGTGTTCCGCACCGAGGAGACCCTGAAGCAGGCGCTCACCGACATCCACGCGTTGAAGGAGCGCTACTCGCGAATCACCGTGCAAGACAAAGGCAAACGCTTCAACAGCGACCTACTGGAAGCCATCGAACTGGGCTTCCTGCTGGAGCTGGCCGAGGTCACCGTTGTTGGCGCGTTGAACCGCAAGGAATCCCGCGGCGGGCATGCCCGCGAGGACTATCCAAACCGCGACGACGTCAACTACATGCGGCACACCATGGCGTACAAGGAGGGCACCGACCTGCTCAGCGACATCAGGCTGGACTTCAAGCCCGTCGTGCAGACCCGCTACGAGCCGAAGGAACGGAAGTACTGA
- a CDS encoding succinate dehydrogenase hydrophobic membrane anchor subunit, whose product MSTTDQLGARNTRGQLAPVRQRSHDRPASLDNPRSPRRRAGIPNFEKFAWLFMRFSGVALVFLALGHLFVMLMWENGVYRIDFNYVASRWASPFWQFWDLALLWLAQFHGGNGLRTIIDDYSRKNSTRFWLNSLLLLSMGFTLVLGTYVLMTFNPNIS is encoded by the coding sequence ATGAGCACAACAGACCAGCTCGGCGCCCGAAACACACGGGGCCAGCTCGCGCCGGTCCGGCAACGCAGCCACGATCGTCCGGCAAGCCTGGACAACCCGCGCTCGCCGCGGCGTCGCGCCGGCATACCCAACTTCGAGAAATTCGCCTGGCTGTTCATGCGGTTTTCCGGCGTCGCGCTGGTGTTCCTTGCGCTAGGGCACTTGTTCGTGATGTTGATGTGGGAAAACGGTGTCTACCGTATTGACTTCAACTACGTCGCGTCGCGCTGGGCGTCGCCGTTCTGGCAATTCTGGGATTTGGCCCTGCTGTGGCTGGCGCAATTTCACGGCGGAAACGGCCTGCGCACCATCATCGACGACTACAGCCGCAAGAACAGCACACGTTTCTGGCTGAACAGCCTGCTGCTCTTGTCGATGGGGTTCACATTGGTGCTCGGCACCTATGTACTGATGACGTTCAACCCGAACATTTCCTGA
- the sdhC gene encoding succinate dehydrogenase, cytochrome b556 subunit, translating to MWSWVLHRISGATIFFFLFVHVLDAAMLRVSPQIYNEVLSTYKTPIVGLMEYGLVAAVLFHGLNGIRIILIDFWSEGPRYQRLMLWVVAVVFLLLLVMAGVVQGIHMWEHFR from the coding sequence ATGTGGTCGTGGGTGCTGCATCGCATCAGCGGGGCGACGATTTTCTTCTTCCTGTTTGTCCACGTCCTTGACGCCGCGATGCTGCGTGTTAGCCCGCAGATCTACAACGAGGTCCTCTCGACCTACAAAACCCCCATCGTCGGGCTCATGGAATACGGCCTCGTGGCCGCCGTTTTGTTTCACGGACTGAACGGAATTCGGATCATCCTCATCGACTTCTGGTCCGAGGGACCTCGGTACCAGCGGCTAATGCTATGGGTCGTCGCCGTCGTCTTCCTGCTGCTGCTGGTCATGGCCGGGGTCGTGCAGGGCATCCACATGTGGGAGCACTTCCGATGA